A stretch of Roseibium porphyridii DNA encodes these proteins:
- a CDS encoding [protein-PII] uridylyltransferase, translating into MKLSQEDLAGLIDSDALRSRLSTLTEKHDGDGSDMKIRAEVLKELKSQVKSARADAQKRLNEDGGGILCAGRLSFIQDELIRVIYDFARNHVYRIKNPSAAERMSIAAVGGYGRGTLAPGSDIDLLFILPYKQTPWGEQVVEYILYMLWDLGFKVGHATRNIDECIRLAKTDMTIRTAILEARFIWGDRPLYDEMEKRFDAEVVNGSSSEFIAAKLLERDERHQRQGTSRYLVEPNIKEGKGGLRDLNTLFWIAKYHYRVERQAELVKKGVLTRSEYARFKKSEDFLWAVRCHLHFLTGRPEERLSFDVQREIAIRLSYTQHPGMKDVERFMKHYFLVAKDVGDLTRIICAALEEEHVKEPRGKGLTGMMRRLRSGRKSNTVTPIKGAPGFVVENNRINVTADTIFESDPTNFLRVFQVADKHDYNLHPRLTRLIRQSLKLVDKDLRTNAEANRLFLSVLTSRHQPEKTLRKMNETGVLGRFVPEFGKVVAMMQFNMYHHYTVDEHLIRSIGVLAEIERGNSGDDHPLATDLILTLQNRKVLFVAMFLHDIAKGRPEDHSIAGAKVARKICPRFGLNDAETETVAWLIAHHLDMSTIAQSRDLSDQKTIQDFAQTVQSLERLKLLLILTVADIRAVGPGVFNGWKGQLLRTLYYASEPHLSGGHTKMSHNVAIADAKEGLSKKLGHWPAKDRKAYLDRHYPAYWLRTEPDRLVTHAELLHQADKDGKQLAFQVIPRAFEGVTELNIMAPDHPRFLSTIAGACFSTGANIVDAQIDTTTDGFALDTIFIGRELPDDEDERRRGERITALILKTLRGDERLPEPVSKKGSMKGRVKAFKVATDVLVNNALSDDYTVLEISGLDRPGLLYDLTRSIATLNLNIGSAHISTFGEKAVDVFYVTDLTGQKIANIGRQDIIRERLANAVEGEVELDPAAPVARKVQKQAS; encoded by the coding sequence ATGAAACTCTCTCAAGAAGACCTTGCCGGACTGATTGACTCGGACGCATTGCGTAGCCGATTGAGCACGCTGACTGAAAAGCATGACGGCGACGGTTCAGACATGAAGATCCGGGCCGAGGTTCTCAAAGAACTGAAATCACAGGTCAAATCCGCTCGAGCCGATGCGCAGAAACGCCTGAATGAAGATGGCGGCGGAATCTTGTGTGCCGGACGACTGTCATTCATCCAGGACGAGCTGATCCGCGTCATCTACGACTTTGCACGCAATCATGTCTATCGGATCAAAAACCCGTCGGCTGCAGAACGCATGTCTATTGCCGCTGTCGGCGGCTATGGCCGCGGCACGCTTGCGCCGGGTTCGGACATCGATCTGCTGTTTATCCTGCCTTACAAGCAGACGCCCTGGGGCGAGCAGGTGGTGGAATACATTCTCTACATGCTCTGGGACCTTGGCTTCAAAGTCGGGCACGCAACCCGCAATATCGACGAGTGTATTCGTCTCGCCAAGACAGACATGACCATTCGGACCGCTATTCTGGAAGCCCGATTCATCTGGGGTGACAGGCCGCTTTACGACGAAATGGAAAAAAGGTTCGATGCCGAAGTCGTCAATGGCAGCAGCTCGGAATTCATCGCGGCAAAACTCTTGGAACGGGATGAGCGCCACCAGCGGCAGGGCACCTCACGATATCTGGTTGAACCGAATATCAAGGAAGGCAAGGGTGGGCTGCGAGACCTCAACACCTTGTTCTGGATCGCCAAGTATCACTACCGGGTCGAACGACAGGCCGAGCTGGTCAAGAAAGGCGTCCTGACACGCTCGGAGTATGCCCGCTTCAAGAAATCGGAAGATTTCCTATGGGCTGTGCGCTGTCACCTCCACTTCCTGACCGGCAGGCCGGAAGAAAGACTTTCCTTTGATGTACAAAGGGAAATTGCCATTCGATTGAGCTATACGCAGCACCCCGGCATGAAAGATGTCGAGCGGTTCATGAAGCACTATTTCCTGGTCGCAAAGGACGTGGGCGATCTCACCCGGATCATCTGCGCTGCTCTGGAAGAGGAACATGTGAAGGAACCGCGCGGCAAAGGCCTGACCGGCATGATGCGCCGCCTGCGCAGCGGTCGAAAATCCAATACGGTAACGCCCATTAAGGGTGCTCCGGGCTTCGTGGTGGAAAACAATCGCATCAACGTTACAGCCGACACGATCTTTGAAAGTGACCCGACCAACTTTCTGCGGGTGTTCCAGGTCGCCGACAAGCACGACTACAATCTACACCCGCGCCTGACGCGTCTGATCCGTCAGTCCCTCAAACTCGTCGACAAGGATCTGCGAACCAACGCCGAAGCGAACAGACTTTTCCTGTCGGTTCTAACGTCCCGGCATCAGCCGGAAAAAACCTTGCGAAAGATGAACGAAACCGGCGTGCTTGGCCGATTTGTACCGGAGTTCGGCAAGGTCGTCGCGATGATGCAGTTCAATATGTATCACCACTACACCGTGGATGAGCATCTGATCCGGTCAATCGGCGTTCTGGCAGAAATCGAACGTGGCAATTCAGGTGACGACCACCCGCTTGCAACTGATCTGATCTTGACATTGCAGAACCGCAAAGTGCTTTTCGTTGCCATGTTCCTGCACGACATCGCCAAGGGACGACCGGAAGATCACTCTATCGCGGGTGCCAAGGTAGCGCGGAAAATCTGTCCGCGCTTCGGATTGAATGATGCGGAAACGGAGACTGTTGCCTGGTTGATCGCGCATCATCTCGACATGAGCACGATTGCCCAGTCGCGCGACCTTTCAGACCAGAAAACGATTCAGGACTTTGCACAGACGGTTCAGTCCCTCGAGCGACTGAAACTGCTGCTGATCCTCACGGTTGCCGATATTCGCGCCGTTGGTCCGGGGGTTTTCAATGGCTGGAAAGGTCAGCTGCTGCGCACACTCTATTATGCCAGTGAACCGCATCTTTCAGGTGGTCATACCAAGATGTCGCACAATGTGGCCATTGCCGACGCCAAGGAAGGTCTCAGCAAAAAACTTGGACACTGGCCGGCAAAGGATAGAAAGGCGTATCTCGACCGGCACTATCCGGCCTATTGGCTGCGTACGGAGCCGGATCGGCTGGTCACACACGCAGAGTTGCTGCATCAGGCCGACAAGGATGGCAAGCAGCTGGCCTTTCAAGTGATCCCGCGCGCCTTTGAAGGCGTGACGGAACTGAACATCATGGCACCTGACCATCCGCGGTTCCTGTCCACCATCGCAGGGGCCTGTTTTTCAACCGGCGCCAACATTGTCGATGCGCAGATCGACACCACAACCGATGGATTTGCTCTTGATACGATCTTCATCGGCCGGGAATTGCCGGACGATGAGGACGAGCGCCGCCGAGGCGAACGGATCACCGCGCTTATTTTGAAGACCTTGCGCGGAGATGAGCGTTTGCCAGAGCCTGTGTCCAAAAAGGGCTCGATGAAAGGGCGCGTCAAAGCTTTCAAGGTTGCGACGGACGTGCTGGTGAACAATGCCCTGTCGGATGACTATACCGTGCTTGAAATTTCCGGCCTTGACCGGCCCGGCCTGCTCTATGACCTGACACGGAGCATTGCCACACTCAATCTCAACATCGGCTCCGCTCACATCTCGACATTCGGCGAAAAAGCTGTCGACGTATTTTATGTGACCGACCTGACCGGTCAGAAAATTGCAAATATCGGCCGTCAGGACATTATTCGTGAGCGGCTTGCCAATGCAGTTGAAGGTGAGGTCGAATTGGACCCCGCCGCGCCTGTAGCGCGCAAAGTCCAGAAACAGGCTTCCTGA
- the murJ gene encoding murein biosynthesis integral membrane protein MurJ has product MSLVRNFATVGGATLLSRLLGFVRDVLLAAAVGAGPVADAFVVAFRLPNLFRRLFAEGAFNSAFIPLFGRKVEEEGDQGARQFAGEIGAALLFCLLGLTALAQIFMPFVVWVLAPGFVADPEKYDLTVLMARIAFPYLIFMSLLAFIGGILNTYHRFAAAAFAPVMLNVVMSLVLGGVLLTGIEDNTTLGIILTIGVTVGGIVQLLVVIIDLKRLGFRIPVFRPRYTKSAKRLLVLGIPGVIAGGVTQINIAVGQIIASMQEGANALLYFADRLYQLPLGVIGIAIGVVLLPSLTRQLRAGETAAYQHSLNRALEFSLVLTLPAAVALAVVPHEIVSVLFQRVRFDAQAVDGTAAALMAFSFGLPAFVLNKVFSPGYFAREDTKTPMKFAVVGMVVNVILSIALFPWLMHVGIALATTLAGWVNTALLLGVLWKRGHFTPDFSLLKRLLLVLLASALMGVSVHFAADLLAPYLSDGWLLVRAASLGLLVLVGIVTFALIAQLSGGADLLGMAKALRRRNT; this is encoded by the coding sequence ATGAGCCTTGTCCGCAATTTCGCTACTGTCGGCGGCGCGACGCTACTCAGCCGCCTGCTTGGATTTGTGCGCGATGTGCTGCTTGCTGCAGCTGTGGGAGCCGGACCTGTCGCAGACGCGTTCGTGGTGGCATTCCGGCTGCCGAATCTGTTCCGACGATTGTTCGCCGAAGGCGCATTCAATTCGGCTTTTATTCCACTTTTCGGCAGAAAAGTGGAAGAAGAAGGCGATCAAGGTGCTAGGCAATTTGCCGGTGAAATCGGTGCCGCGCTGCTGTTCTGCTTGCTTGGTCTGACGGCACTGGCGCAAATCTTCATGCCATTTGTTGTCTGGGTCCTGGCACCCGGTTTCGTGGCAGATCCGGAGAAATACGACCTGACTGTGCTTATGGCCAGGATCGCCTTTCCCTATCTCATCTTCATGTCGCTGCTTGCCTTTATCGGCGGCATTTTGAACACCTATCACCGCTTTGCTGCCGCGGCCTTTGCGCCCGTGATGCTCAACGTCGTGATGAGCCTCGTGCTCGGCGGTGTCCTCCTTACCGGTATCGAAGACAACACGACGCTCGGTATCATTCTCACGATCGGTGTGACGGTTGGCGGCATCGTGCAGCTCCTGGTCGTGATCATCGATCTGAAACGGCTCGGTTTTCGCATTCCGGTCTTTCGCCCACGCTATACCAAGTCCGCCAAACGGCTTCTGGTCCTTGGCATTCCGGGCGTCATTGCCGGAGGTGTCACGCAAATCAACATTGCAGTTGGGCAGATCATCGCGTCCATGCAGGAAGGTGCCAATGCGCTGCTTTATTTCGCGGACCGCCTTTACCAACTTCCGTTGGGTGTCATCGGAATCGCGATCGGTGTGGTGCTTCTGCCGAGCCTGACCCGGCAATTGCGGGCGGGCGAAACCGCCGCTTACCAGCACAGCCTGAACCGCGCACTCGAATTCTCTCTGGTATTGACCTTGCCGGCCGCCGTTGCCCTGGCAGTCGTGCCGCACGAAATCGTTTCGGTGTTGTTTCAGCGGGTCCGGTTCGACGCACAGGCGGTTGACGGAACAGCGGCAGCGCTGATGGCGTTTTCGTTCGGGTTGCCGGCCTTTGTTCTCAACAAGGTCTTTTCCCCCGGCTACTTTGCCCGGGAAGACACAAAAACGCCGATGAAATTTGCCGTGGTCGGAATGGTCGTAAACGTGATCTTGTCGATCGCGCTGTTTCCCTGGCTCATGCATGTCGGCATTGCGCTGGCTACAACGTTGGCAGGGTGGGTCAACACGGCCTTGTTGCTCGGCGTTCTTTGGAAGCGCGGTCACTTCACGCCCGATTTTTCACTGCTAAAACGCCTATTGCTTGTGCTGCTCGCAAGCGCGCTGATGGGCGTGAGTGTTCATTTCGCCGCCGATCTCCTGGCACCTTATCTGAGCGATGGCTGGCTCCTTGTGCGTGCTGCAAGCCTGGGTCTTCTCGTACTTGTTGGCATTGTGACGTTCGCGCTCATTGCACAACTAAGCGGCGGCGCCGACCTTCTTGGCATGGCCAAAGCGTTGAGAAGGCGCAACACCTAA
- the trpS gene encoding tryptophan--tRNA ligase, with translation MAEFQPRVFSGVQPTGNLHLGNYLGAVSRWVPLQDQMPTIFCVVDAHAITAGFPDPMEMTDATREVTAAYMAAGIDPKKSIIFNQSQVREHMELAWIFNCVARMGWLNRMTQFKEKAGKNKENASVGLFAYPNLMAADILAYRATHVPVGDDQKQHLELTRDIAAKFNNDFGDRIKELGIGVPNPRPSPELPEQLYFPLTEPMIAGPATRIMSLRDGTKKMSKSDPSDLSRINLTDDADLIAKKVKKAKTDPDALPSETDGLEGRPEADNLVGIYAALGGISKEDVLQEFGGQQFSAFKPALSDLAVAKLSPMTDEMRRLMDDKTQIDAVLKDGAEKASAIAEPVLKDVRKIIGFLEVR, from the coding sequence ATGGCGGAGTTCCAGCCCCGTGTATTTTCAGGCGTACAGCCGACCGGCAACCTCCATCTTGGAAATTATCTTGGCGCAGTCTCGCGTTGGGTCCCACTTCAGGACCAAATGCCGACGATCTTCTGCGTTGTCGACGCTCATGCGATCACGGCCGGTTTTCCGGACCCGATGGAAATGACCGATGCAACACGGGAAGTAACCGCGGCTTATATGGCGGCAGGTATCGACCCGAAGAAATCGATCATCTTCAATCAATCCCAGGTCCGCGAACATATGGAACTCGCGTGGATCTTCAATTGCGTGGCGCGGATGGGCTGGCTCAACCGCATGACCCAGTTCAAGGAAAAGGCCGGCAAAAACAAGGAAAACGCTTCCGTTGGCCTGTTCGCCTATCCCAACTTGATGGCTGCCGATATTCTGGCTTATCGGGCAACCCATGTTCCGGTTGGTGACGACCAGAAACAGCACCTTGAATTGACGCGCGACATTGCGGCAAAGTTCAACAATGATTTTGGCGACAGGATCAAGGAGCTGGGCATCGGCGTGCCGAATCCAAGGCCGTCTCCCGAACTGCCGGAACAGCTCTATTTCCCGCTGACCGAGCCAATGATCGCGGGTCCCGCAACCCGGATCATGTCATTGCGTGACGGCACCAAGAAAATGTCCAAATCCGATCCCTCGGATCTGTCACGCATCAACCTGACCGACGATGCAGATCTGATTGCAAAGAAGGTCAAAAAAGCCAAGACCGACCCCGACGCTCTTCCCAGCGAAACGGATGGTCTCGAGGGCCGGCCCGAAGCAGACAACCTTGTGGGCATCTATGCGGCACTCGGCGGGATCAGCAAGGAAGACGTTTTGCAGGAATTTGGCGGTCAGCAGTTTTCAGCCTTCAAGCCGGCACTGTCCGATCTTGCAGTTGCAAAACTGTCGCCGATGACAGACGAAATGCGTCGGTTGATGGATGACAAGACCCAGATCGATGCCGTTTTGAAGGACGGTGCGGAAAAGGCATCTGCCATCGCTGAACCGGTCCTGAAGGACGTGAGAAAAATCATAGGTTTTCTCGAAGTCCGCTAG
- a CDS encoding hybrid sensor histidine kinase/response regulator, with the protein MANQNNDHATDTEVAGENAQHERRRSEHALPSQGSTASPSTERRSRTTDANELGPDVGPGRRATDRPVSPPAKSLQRLAVVALVVGLTAGFLLVSADGVNRFLGVGLAFFAGGLAVWRLLADDMHRSVAAIQVKDDKIRRLMARCEELEDRAWELGESDERHASILATLGDVVIRRDQDGLVTYVNSAADDVFGSNHGLQTGNAMHLPLVETTGTDDRRPHESATRMGGMGFEDLHIETVQGKRWFSRIDIPVRDSSTDRQLVQTVLRDVTERRLIEEDLLAARHSAENSNEAKSRFLATVSHEIRTPLNGVLGMAALLRDTRLTKEQHAYIEALETSGETLLLLIDEVLDFSKVEAGKLDIQAAPTPIGPLAESVVELLAPKAHAKNLEIGAILAANLPAEVTIDATRVRQILFNLIGNGVKFTDQGGVAVDLSGRPNPAGGSFLDIEVRDTGIGFDEAEAERLFREFEQVDHGPARKFGGTGLGLAIAQRLAGLMGGSISARPTAEGGAAFCVRLPIPESLKNISDPRFAALDQRNIVFVSNSVVEGPLLAKRLDQHGADVAVLAPGDDALEDKLASADLLVVDNAALSDSGGWLATARLTGCDAPAIVMIAPPERDRLDHLRAAGYAAYLIRPARLETVAQIFSGLLGETGIESAWDVSAEPISNGLLANRAAVPARPLRLLVAEDNDINRLLSEALLRKLGHVPVMVTDGEKAVEAAAHGSFDAILMDLHMPGLDGFQAIAKIREDEKTAGRAQVPVLIVTADVMKDARDKAKDVGAAGYLTKPLSVDAIFDALSEINRN; encoded by the coding sequence TTGGCCAACCAAAACAACGACCACGCCACAGACACCGAAGTCGCTGGTGAAAACGCTCAGCACGAAAGACGCCGGAGCGAGCACGCGCTGCCTTCGCAAGGTTCCACAGCCTCGCCTTCGACCGAAAGACGCTCTCGAACAACTGATGCCAATGAACTTGGACCCGATGTCGGACCCGGCCGTCGCGCCACCGATCGGCCTGTGTCGCCACCGGCCAAATCATTGCAGCGCCTGGCCGTAGTCGCCTTGGTGGTGGGGCTCACCGCGGGGTTTCTTCTCGTTTCAGCCGATGGAGTGAACCGCTTTCTGGGCGTTGGACTGGCATTTTTCGCTGGTGGTCTGGCTGTTTGGCGCCTGCTGGCTGATGACATGCACCGGTCGGTTGCCGCGATTCAGGTCAAGGACGACAAGATCCGCAGGCTCATGGCGCGCTGCGAGGAACTTGAAGACCGGGCTTGGGAACTCGGCGAATCCGACGAACGGCATGCCAGCATACTGGCGACGCTTGGCGATGTTGTCATCCGGCGCGATCAGGACGGTTTGGTTACATATGTAAATTCCGCTGCCGACGATGTCTTCGGCTCAAACCATGGTCTGCAAACTGGCAACGCAATGCACTTGCCGCTTGTTGAAACCACCGGAACTGATGACAGGCGCCCCCATGAGAGTGCCACCAGGATGGGGGGTATGGGCTTTGAGGATCTTCACATTGAAACCGTACAAGGCAAGCGCTGGTTTTCGCGGATCGACATCCCTGTGCGCGATTCGTCGACAGATCGGCAACTTGTTCAAACCGTATTGCGCGATGTGACGGAACGCCGCCTGATCGAGGAAGACTTACTGGCAGCCCGGCACTCAGCTGAAAATTCCAACGAGGCCAAGTCCAGATTTCTGGCAACTGTGAGCCATGAAATCCGAACACCGTTGAACGGCGTTTTGGGCATGGCAGCCCTTTTGCGCGACACGCGCCTTACAAAGGAGCAGCATGCCTATATCGAGGCGCTCGAGACGTCCGGTGAAACTCTGCTTTTGCTGATTGATGAAGTGCTCGACTTCTCCAAGGTGGAAGCCGGAAAACTGGACATTCAGGCGGCCCCGACACCAATCGGACCATTGGCTGAAAGCGTCGTTGAACTTCTGGCCCCCAAGGCACATGCCAAAAACCTCGAAATCGGGGCGATTCTCGCGGCAAATCTTCCGGCCGAAGTGACAATCGATGCCACACGTGTCCGGCAGATCCTATTCAATCTGATTGGCAACGGTGTCAAATTCACGGATCAGGGCGGCGTCGCTGTGGACCTTTCAGGCCGGCCAAATCCGGCTGGCGGCAGTTTTCTGGATATCGAAGTTCGCGATACGGGCATTGGTTTTGACGAAGCAGAAGCTGAACGTCTCTTTCGGGAATTCGAACAGGTCGATCATGGCCCTGCGCGAAAGTTTGGCGGCACAGGACTTGGCCTTGCCATTGCGCAAAGACTGGCAGGTCTGATGGGTGGATCCATTTCCGCGAGACCGACTGCGGAGGGCGGCGCTGCCTTCTGTGTCAGATTGCCGATCCCTGAAAGCTTGAAAAATATTTCCGATCCCCGATTTGCCGCCTTGGACCAGCGTAATATCGTCTTTGTGAGCAACAGCGTCGTTGAAGGCCCGTTGCTTGCCAAACGCCTTGACCAGCACGGGGCTGATGTCGCCGTACTCGCACCCGGCGACGATGCGCTTGAGGACAAGCTCGCATCAGCGGACCTGCTGGTTGTCGACAATGCGGCCCTTTCAGACAGTGGCGGCTGGCTCGCAACAGCGCGTCTAACTGGATGCGACGCACCTGCCATTGTGATGATCGCTCCACCCGAGCGGGACCGCCTCGACCATCTGCGCGCGGCCGGATATGCCGCTTATCTGATCCGACCTGCGCGTCTTGAGACAGTCGCCCAGATTTTTTCAGGCCTTCTCGGAGAAACCGGTATTGAAAGCGCCTGGGATGTCAGTGCAGAACCCATCAGCAACGGACTTCTGGCAAATCGGGCCGCAGTGCCAGCGAGACCATTGCGTCTGCTGGTGGCCGAAGACAACGATATCAATCGGCTTTTGAGCGAAGCACTGCTTCGCAAACTCGGCCATGTCCCCGTCATGGTCACAGATGGCGAAAAAGCCGTGGAAGCGGCTGCGCATGGCTCTTTTGACGCCATATTGATGGATCTGCACATGCCCGGCCTTGATGGTTTTCAGGCCATAGCCAAAATCCGCGAGGACGAGAAGACAGCGGGGCGAGCACAGGTACCTGTACTGATTGTGACGGCCGACGTGATGAAAGATGCCAGAGACAAAGCAAAGGACGTCGGTGCGGCTGGATACCTGACCAAACCATTGTCAGTGGATGCCATATTCGACGCTCTTTCTGAGATCAACCGTAACTGA
- a CDS encoding GNAT family N-acetyltransferase: MRQGLFSPRKLVRKFTPGMRPGAPISAAPTRATSPRMPAKTGETLGRIGSLEVRMARNFKEVRKAQRLRYQVFYEEMSAIADANTLATRRDADPFDAYCDHLLVVDHASMKRNKLGRLKPEIVGTYRILRQEIADQHAGFYTAAEYDIQALIDANPGKRFMELGRSCVLKPYRNKKTVELLWHGIWAYVLRYKIDVMLGCASIEGTDPDALAGQLSFLHHNARAPEKWRVRAVKDRYIEMNRLPSDQVNAKQALRSLPPLVKGYLRLGAFIGDGAVVDPQFGTTDVLIIMPVSELNTRYVNYYGADASRYSS; the protein is encoded by the coding sequence ATGCGGCAAGGGCTTTTTTCTCCCAGGAAACTGGTGCGGAAGTTCACACCTGGTATGCGCCCGGGCGCGCCGATCAGCGCGGCTCCCACGCGTGCGACCTCACCGCGTATGCCTGCAAAAACCGGAGAAACCCTTGGCCGGATCGGCTCTTTGGAAGTGCGTATGGCGCGCAATTTCAAGGAGGTCAGAAAAGCCCAAAGGCTGCGCTATCAGGTGTTCTATGAGGAAATGTCGGCAATCGCTGATGCGAACACATTAGCTACACGGCGCGACGCCGACCCGTTTGATGCCTATTGCGATCATTTGCTGGTGGTCGACCATGCCTCGATGAAGCGGAACAAGCTTGGTCGCCTGAAACCGGAAATTGTCGGAACATACAGGATTCTCCGGCAGGAAATCGCCGATCAGCACGCCGGATTTTACACAGCTGCCGAATATGACATCCAGGCCTTGATTGACGCCAATCCGGGCAAAAGGTTCATGGAACTCGGGCGCTCATGCGTCTTAAAACCTTATAGAAACAAGAAGACCGTAGAATTGCTTTGGCACGGCATATGGGCCTACGTTCTTCGCTACAAGATCGACGTCATGCTTGGCTGTGCGTCGATCGAAGGCACGGACCCGGACGCCCTTGCCGGTCAATTGTCGTTCCTGCATCACAACGCACGCGCACCAGAGAAATGGCGCGTTCGGGCCGTTAAGGACCGTTATATTGAAATGAACAGGCTTCCGTCTGATCAGGTCAATGCCAAACAGGCTTTGCGCTCCCTGCCGCCATTGGTCAAAGGTTACCTGCGTCTTGGGGCGTTTATCGGTGACGGCGCGGTAGTCGACCCCCAATTCGGTACCACGGACGTATTGATCATCATGCCCGTTTCCGAATTGAACACTCGGTATGTCAACTACTACGGTGCTGATGCCAGCCGGTATTCCAGCTGA